TTGGAAGTCTACGAGGGCTCAGTCAGCAAGTCCAGATGGACATTTGTATTCCGTCACAGAAAGAAAACGACGCCAACAaggcagtaaaaacaaatttcATCAACATGTTGGAGTTTCATTGGACACACCTCCCAGGGGAGAGTCCTGAAAATGTTTCCTGCTTGGGAAACTCAAATTGTGAACGTTAACttctcattaaaaacattttgttttaggcTATACCCTAGCCATGAAATCGTACTCTCGTCTACCTGCATGGTTACCCACCATTGTCAGCTCAGCATGGGGCTGTTTGTACCGAGATCGAAGCACCACCCTCTGGGCGGTGGTGGTCAGGCTATAGCCCTGCCTCTGGGCTTCATTGATGGACATGGAGGAAACCTGTCCATCACTCTGCAGGATCATCAGCTGCCAGACAACACTTGCCGTCCTCTGAGCCTGAACACCACAAACGAAAACACAATAGGTGTTTTTGGACTGGAggaattattttgtatttctaagAACAGTTGGAGTACCCTGcccctttttattgtgttcacACTGCAAGAACTGGGATCTTGGTTCTTAGATCACCGTTTTGAGGGACTGTTTTTTGCTCCTACTTCAGAGTAGGTACTCTTCCAGCACATAACATAATTGTATGATTATTGGTGCAGAAGTTAGCATACATTGATTGGTTGAACACAAGCCAATGCAGTACTGGCAACTTTAAAAACCTGTGTAACAGAACGCAACAGTagccttaaaagaaaaaaaaaaaatactagaACAAGGACAAATGGACAAACAGTGAAGTCCAGGCTTCGTTGAGTGAATATGCGACGGGAGAAAACCCAAAGTGCTCATGTCCTCACATCAGTAGTGTTGGgttatgtttgtttgattttaccTGAGAGAAGGCAGCCTGCCACATCTGTCCACTGTCCCCCTGCTGGCCTCCACATGAAGACTCTCTGTTCACATTCACCTGGTTGACATCATGAAACCAGCCTTAAAACCAAATCAGTCTCAAGacagttaaattacattttaggcAATTTAGACACAAAGCTATTTCAAGACTATGCAATGAGCAACTCCCAGTGAGAGTAGGTGTTCTGACCTCCATGTAGTTCTCCTCACAGATGATCTCTCTGTGAGTCCAGATCAGTCCAGAACAGACTACAGAAACAGGCCGGCTTATCCACCCACCACCAGCTTCACTCATTATCACGTTAAATCTGAAGGTGAACATCTCATCattctggaaaacacaaaaccacacagcCTCATCACAGCTGCAGTCAGTTTGGACTCCTGTCATATGCAGAAATGATAGAGTGGAGCTACCTGGTTGTGGGTAAAGCAGGAGTAGTATGAAGCTCTGAAAGTGGTGAAGCCATCTATCTTGAAGGTGCTGATGGTGTAACCACAGCGTGAGGCGAGCTGCTCGCTGATGGAGTGGACACCATTTTCATCTTCGCCAGGATGGACAGAGTGAGCACCACCACCAGTTCAGGATGAACAAATACCACAGGCACAGTTGAACAGGTGAACTTCAAGCTTTGGTAATCAGGACTACAGAAATGTCCGCGTTTAGTGAACATGAACAACTCACCTACAGCCTCAAAGCGAGGCATCTGTCCTGAGGCCACGTGGATCCACAGGTAACGATCCCGACACTCCGACTGAACGTCAGTCGCCGCAAaacctgacaaaacaaaaaatctgaaatacGTCTGCTACCAGTAATTAGtcttaataaacaaaacagagggTCCTTCAGCAGGTCTAAGGTCACCAAGAAACACAATTCAGATTCCAGTGAGGTGGGACACTCCTTTGTTTGAACAACTCATGATTTGAGGCTCCATTgggtgtatgtttttatgttgtttatgaGCCCCTAAGAcaattttaaaaattaaaaattaaaatctaCTAGTAAAACCAGTTTACCCTCCAGTTGACCTTCAGCTGTTTTTTCTGTGAACTCGCAGAAGATAAAGACgagtctggaaaaaaaaaagcagtgaggTTCAGTTTTTACCTAAGGTGAGGTTTGTTTTACCTGTTCAGGTGAGACAAGTTGAACTCACCCGATAATGAAAGCAGTAGTTTTCATGTTGAAGCGACAGaaactgtttctctgtctctgtggaggAAAGGCTTTCCCCTCTGTGGCCAGGTGAGCTAATTActtggttgtcatggtaacaggaGACAGtcaaagctgaggctgattgaGTGATTATAACTGGAGGTTCTCACCAGGTCCACACTGCTTAGTGAAGTAGAAATATAACTAAATATAagttcattaataataataaagttagTTGATCCTGATCGGTCTGTTCACTTCTACGTGATGTGACAGATTCAGTTGGTTTGTTCAGACCCAGGCCTTCACTTGTCCTTCACACACCTGCTCAGGGtggaacatactgtatgaacGGCAGGTGGATGGAGAGTCCGGAGGCTGTCAGCTTCATGTGGACATCAGAGGAATGATGGAGATCTGATATTTTTCCTGATTAGTCCTATTTATCCTCCTGATAGGACAGATTTGATTTAGTGATCTCAGAAGATGGAAGGAATCTGGTGTCATATTCTTTGTTCGTGTTTCCTTGTTAAAATGAaacctgtttctctctgtctgtctgtctgtctgtaggtcCAGTTAAAGCGCCTCTTCTTGGTTCTGGTTTTCACACCAGTGTTGGGAAAGAGTCCAGAGCCCAGACCCTACAGGGTGGTGAGTACTttcttcatcatcgtcatcatcagattcagattaaatacagtttcttaATCTGTGTCATTATAaagacattcattcagtctcGGCGAGCTGCTGACCTCATGTTACCTTCATAAACCTGTTCCCAGATCAGTTACACACTGACAGGTTTTTGTCAGTATGACGTCATCTCAACCACCTGCTGCTAATTGATTATCAGCTGATTCAATATTAGACATCTGAACTACATTTAACAACACCTTCATGAAATTAGGTCACTCCTGAATGTcatcaggggtcagaggtctTAGTTAGGCGGGAACTTAACAGCTCTTCCCAGAACATGAACTTTTAGAACCTCTCCAGTCTTTGGTACCAGGTTCATCATCGTTTCTGCTGTACCTGTTGCAGGGTTTCAGATGTACATAGTTAAAAAGGCAACAGCAGGATGATGTAGATGATGTGTTCAAGTAACAGACAATAATTGAAGAAGCTGATTTTCTTCAGAATATCGTCAGTATATTGAAACACACTCTTCTTTAAGTGCTCAGTTAAACAAAAAAGTCCTGCTTTTAGTGCTGTGTTGCATCTGAAAACCAGATGTTGCATTGTACAATGCAACATCTGGAAACCAGGAACTCGTCCCCAAAGTGGAGTAAGAGCAAAGACAATGAATACAAGTTACAGGTTGGTAAGTTCCTCTTTGAGACTCAGACCTCAGCCTGAAAACTCAGTCTGACTTACAGAAGCCCACAGAGGACATGTGATGTCTCTGATATTCTTTCACACATTTAcctctttaatgttttaattttaataaagtGAACAATGATAAATTCACTCAAACAGAACGAATGAGCTCCGTTTGTCTCCAGGTAATAATCAGGTGTTTGTGTCTCCAGGTAAGCGTCAGATCCAGCAGCTGGGCAGTCAGCTGCAGTTGAACCAGCACTGTTTGGACACAGCCTTCAACTTCTTCAAGATGGTCGTGAGTAAACACCTGACGAGAGGACGCAAGACAGAGCACGTCATCGCAGCATGCCTATACCTGGTGTGTCGCACTGAGGGGACGCCACGTATCCTAACAACCAGTGACACACTCTGACATACTGTGTGTAATTTTATCTCATGTTGTCAGTCTGGACCTCATTGTGACTTTTGACCTCCAGAAGTTCTGCTGGTTTTCCTGAACTGTGTTTCAGACATGTTGCTGGACCTGAGTGACCTGCTGCAGGTACGACTGACCTTCAGAGACCTGCGCTCTCAGTAGACTCAGTGCAGTTGTAACTTTTAGTTTCATGTGTTCAGGTGAACGTTTACATCCTGGGAAAAACCTTCCTGCTGTTGGCTCGAGAGCTCTGCATCAACGCTCCCGCCATCGGTGAGAACTTTTATTCgctttatttactgtaaaactaAACTTCATTTAAACTGTCAGACACAAGTATTTCCAGAACAAGTCTGAATTGTGCGAGGTATTCACATGAAATCAAGCAGGTAGTTAAGGTTAGGCAGGTGCATTTACAGAACTACATTTTCCCACTCTGTCACCTACACACAGGCTCAAGCTGTAAAAATCCTGCTCTGTAGTAACATTTGGTGACAGGTGTAGGATACTACAGCCAACATTTCCTTCACAAACTCCTGCCACTAATAAACTTGTTCGTAGAAGAAGAAACTTCGAAGAAGCAACAACACAATTTTAGTTTCAGTCACTTAAACTTTAATGTTCAGTCATTATTTACTTTAAgaagcacagacacaccaaTTAGCCTCCAGTTCTACTGCGACAGCCAATCAGCTTCCAGTTTACTGCAGTGGTCTGTCTGTCAGAATCAGAGctcctgtctctgcagctcGTTACTCACTCTGACATGTTTTTTGACTGATTAAAGGCATGGAGTACTTGAGTCAGTCAGGTTCTGGTTCAGCAGTAGAAGACCAATTCAGGGATCTGCCCCCCTTGCACACCAGTTCCGTTGGTACTGTCTGATGAACACTGGAACTGGAAGGTCACTTTCCCACACTGCACCTCGGTCATCCCCTCTTGACCAAAGTAACTCAGCTCATTTCCGTCCAGGACGGCACTGACCGTGTAGAAGGTGTCCTGTTCCACCTGAACCGGGTGTTCAAACCACACAGAGAAGGTGCTGCTCGAGCCATCTGACAGAAACTTGGTGAGGTTCTGGGCCAGAATGGTTCCCTGCCTCTTCAGTTCGATCTTCACGCTGTACTCTGCCTTCCCGCCACTCGACCCATACAGACAGAGTCCAGCAATGAAGATCCTCCGGTCCACTGCAAACTGGATGCTGTCACAGCGCCCTCTGTAGCGCCACTGGTTGCTGCGGTAGGCAGAGGACTGGAAGCGGTGGCACCTCTGCGGCGCCAGGCCGGCCCGCTTCACCAGAGGAAATTCCAGTCTGGGTTTGCTGGAGGCAGTGAACCACAGGAAGACATCATGAGTCTCTTTTAGTGTTAGGACGTCCGACTGTGCAGCCCCATCTGCAAAATCCTGCAGCGTCATGGAGGGGATCCGGACCAGGTACAGAGCCTTACCCAAAACCACCCGCTGATTCATGGGGATCACCTCCAAGCCTTGACGTCGACACTCAGCCGCTGCCCAGCTCAGCACAGCCTGGAAGATTACAACCTCACGGACGTTGAGTGATTCTCTCTGCAGGATGATCTCCAGCGTGGGCAGGTCGATCTCACAGAAGCCCTCAGCTCGCAGAGCGAGTTCAGCTTGTGCGTCAATCACCTCCCAGCAGCGCTGCGTCAGCTCTGGCTCCTCGAACAGCCGGCTCTGAGACAACAGGACACAGGCGTTCTTTGCCTCCAGACTTGTCTCCAGGAAGGTGACGCAGGCCTTCGCCAGAGCAGGAACAATGTACTTCTTAGCAGCATAGAGTGTGGCTAGCACAGTGTCAGCCTCCAAGTCGATCTCATCACTGTACATGTACCTGAGACAGAGCACACCGCAGGATCAGGACATTTGTCAACAACATACATCATATATGAGTATTTGTACTTGACTAATTTGCACAGACTAAAGACATTCAAATTACTCTGAGGAGAATTGGGCACTTCCTTGCAGATTTTAATTCTGTTGTCTGGTAGTTCAGCCTTTTGACACTTATTGATCCCATCAGCCCCTGGGATCCTATCAAGGACCACTGGAACCATCTGTGGGACACTTGAGTCCTTAATGTACCCTGGACCTCCCTAATGGACCACTGAGACTCCCATTTAGAACGCTGGCACTTTTGGATACCCCAGAGGACTACTGGAGGGGCAGCTGTAGCTCAGGTGGTAGAGTGGGTTGTCCGTTATTCATAAGGTCGGAGGTTTTATCCCTGGTTACCCCTGTTCGTGTTTTGAATGGTCCTGGAGTAAAGCATCTGCCCAAAGACTATAATGTTTAGAACCTCCTTGACAAGCAGATTGTGTTCGAGCAGAAGATAAACCTCTGGCCATAAACCCGTCTCCAAACTGGACTCACTTTAACAGAAGGAGGAAAGCAGCCGGCTCCACATCAGGGATCTGGATCTCAGATTGTCCCTCAGCCAGATCTCCATAAAACATGGCTCCAAACACAGAGCTGCCCACTGCCAGGACgtactgaaacacagaaacagggaACCAATCAGAAGTGTGAACCCAGAGGTCTACTGAAGATAAAATTAGAGGcccaaaacacattcacataacTCGTGTCAC
The DNA window shown above is from Enoplosus armatus isolate fEnoArm2 chromosome 19, fEnoArm2.hap1, whole genome shotgun sequence and carries:
- the LOC139302012 gene encoding BTB/POZ domain-containing protein 6-B-like; amino-acid sequence: MAAELFSTSLPHSNEVEVKKSFIQPTEPEPPAGNHGDGNDVQPNINNNDREERDGWQETQPTLRERNALMFNNEQMADVHFIVGPPGETQRVPAHKYVLAVGSSVFGAMFYGDLAEGQSEIQIPDVEPAAFLLLLKYMYSDEIDLEADTVLATLYAAKKYIVPALAKACVTFLETSLEAKNACVLLSQSRLFEEPELTQRCWEVIDAQAELALRAEGFCEIDLPTLEIILQRESLNVREVVIFQAVLSWAAAECRRQGLEVIPMNQRVVLGKALYLVRIPSMTLQDFADGAAQSDVLTLKETHDVFLWFTASSKPRLEFPLVKRAGLAPQRCHRFQSSAYRSNQWRYRGRCDSIQFAVDRRIFIAGLCLYGSSGGKAEYSVKIELKRQGTILAQNLTKFLSDGSSSTFSVWFEHPVQVEQDTFYTVSAVLDGNELSYFGQEGMTEVQCGKVTFQFQCSSDSTNGTGVQGGQIPELVFYC